In Periplaneta americana isolate PAMFEO1 chromosome 3, P.americana_PAMFEO1_priV1, whole genome shotgun sequence, the following are encoded in one genomic region:
- the LOC138695871 gene encoding uncharacterized protein — protein sequence MGSTNVDESVTIPSWMNNEFLSEILSKEKKREISVRHFHAKLAVPKGDNYLSTLYRVTVEYSDSEADSCIKNYNIIIKGLPVGELLQQFLADMKGFEKEQQIYGVTFPAMYRIMEEKFPKDKFRPLSAKCLPCNLPNTLVLEDLQRLGYKMANRQKGLDVEHCRMAVRALARLHAASVALYKNDPNSMDMFGEEFFVDNERKRQQMSTHFKMNMENLASKVETWTGYEHYADRIRALIPNAIDQMIEITKPKKNSFNALNHGDCWVNNMMFKYCPDTGKLQDIRFVDFQLARFSSPVLDLQYFLCMSSNDSVRFQQRDHLLEEYHAELSDSLSCLDLDPEMFTLQQLKDEFEASECFGLLTTCNVLCAMLAQKDEVPDFSELKEESLESGEQQHPMESALSGKRFREVFQTFLVHYDNKGLL from the coding sequence ATGGGGAGCACAAATGTTGACGAAAGTGTAACAATTCCTTCATGGATGAATAATGAATTTCTATCAGAAATATTATCCAAAGAGAAGAAAAGGGAGATCTCTGTGCGGCATTTCCATGCAAAGTTGGCTGTTCCAAAGGGTGACAACTATCTTAGCACGCTGTACAGAGTCACCGTGGAGTACAGCGATAGTGAAGCTGATAGCTGCATCAagaattataacattattataaaaGGTCTCCCCGTAGGAGAGCTTTTACAACAATTTCTAGCCGATATGAAGGGATTCGAAAAGGAACAACAAATATATGGCGTCACGTTTCCAGCAATGTATCGTATTATGGAGGAGAAATTCCCCAAAGACAAGTTTCGTCCTCTttctgcaaaatgtcttccatgtAATTTGCCGAACACGTTAGTGTTGGAAGACTTGCAAAGACTTGGGTACAAAATGGCGAACAGACAAAAGGGCCTTGACGTAGAGCACTGCAGAATGGCCGTGAGGGCTCTTGCTAGACTGCACGCCGCTTCCGTGGCTCTTTACAAGAATGATCCAAACAGTATGGACATGTTTGGGGAGGAATTCTTCGTTGACAACGAACGTAAAAGACAACAGATGAGTACCCATTTTAAGATGAATATGGAAAACTTAGCTTCCAAAGTAGAAACGTGGACTGGATACGAACATTACGCTGACAGAATTCGAGCACTTATTCCGAACGCAATTGATCAAATGATTGAAATTACGAAGCCGAAGAAGAATTCCTTCAATGCCTTGAACCACGGGGATTGCTGGGTGAATAACATGATGTTCAAATATTGCCCAGATACGGGAAAATTACAGGATATCAGATTTGTGGATTTCCAGCTAGCGAGGTTCTCTTCTCCAGTTTTGGATCTGCAGTATTTTCTTTGCATGAGCAGCAATGACAGCGTTCGTTTCCAGCAAAGAGATCATTTGTTAGAAGAGTATCATGCAGAGCTTTCCGATTCCCTGAGTTGTTTGGACCTGGACCCGGAGATGTTCACATTGCAGCAGCTTAAGGACGAGTTTGAAGCCTCGGAGTGCTTCGGACTGTTGACCACCTGCAACGTTCTGTGTGCTATGTTGGCACAGAAGGACGAAGTACCTGACTTCAGTGAATTAAAGGAAGAATCTCTCGAGAGCGGAGAGCAACAACATCCAATGGAATCGGCATTATCAGGAAAACGATTCAGAGAAGTTTTCCAGACATTTTTAGTTCACTACGACAACAAAGGACTTCTGTGA
- the LOC138695869 gene encoding uncharacterized protein encodes MGSTTVAESFTIPSWMNNEFLTEILSKEKKKKISVRNFDAMLAVPKGDNYLSTLYRVTVEYSDSEADICIKNYNIIIKSLPAGEILQLFLAEMKGFEKEQQIYSVTFPAMYRIMEEKFSKEKFRILSARSLSCNLPNTLVLEDLQRLGYKMANRHKGLDLDHCKIAIRALARMHAASVALYKKDPSSMDVFSETMFTDSERKREQMKTHFKLNLDSLASKVETWSGYEHYAERIRALIPNTTDQMVEITKPKKHSFNVLNHGDCWVNNMMFKYCPNTGEVQDVRFVDFQIARFSSPALDLQYFLCMSCNDSVRFQQRDHLLEEYHAELSDSLSCLDLDPEMFTLQQLREEFEAKEYFGLMTTCNILCFVLAYKDEVPNLSDLKEDYIENGDQQNPIDSALSGNRFREVFQTFLIHYGKKGLL; translated from the coding sequence ATGGGAAGTACGACGGTTGCGGAAAGTTTTACAATTCCTTCTTGGATGAATAATGAGTTTTTGACGGAAATATTatccaaagaaaagaaaaagaagatctCTGTTCGAAATTTCGACGCAATGCTCGCTGTACCGAAAGGAGATAACTACCTCAGCACGCTGTACAGGGTCACTGTGGAGTACAGCGATAGCGAAGCTGACATATGCAtcaagaattacaacattattataaaatctcTTCCGGCAGGAGAGATATTACAACTATTTCTGGCCGAGATGAAAGGATTCGAGAAGGAACAACAAATATACAGCGTCACATTTCCAGCAATGTATCGCATCATGGAGGAGAAATTCTCCAAAGAAAAGTTTCGTATCCTCTCTGCAAGAAGTCTTTCATGCAATTTACCTAACACGTTAGTCTTGGAAGACTTGCAAAGACTTGGCTACAAAATGGCGAATAGACACAAGGGCCTTGACTTAGACCACTGTAAGATAGCCATAAGGGCTCTTGCTAGAATGCACGCTGCATCCGTGGCTCTTTATAAGAAAGATCCAAGCAGCATGGATGTCTTCAGCGAGACCATGTTCACAGACTCCGAACGTAAAAGAGAACAAATGAAAACACATTTTAAGTTGAATTTGGACAGCTTAGCTTCCAAAGTAGAAACGTGGTCTGGATACGAACATTATGCTGAGAGGATTCGAGCTCTTATTCCAAATACAACTGATCAAATGGTTGAAATTACGAAGCCGAAGAAGCATTCTTTCAATGTCTTGAACCACGGGGATTGCTGGGTGAATAACATGATGTTCAAATATTGCCCAAACACGGGGGAGGTACAGGACGTCAGATTTGTAGATTTCCAGATAGCCAGGTTCTCTTCTCCAGCTCTGGACCTGCAGTACTTTCTTTGCATGAGCTGCAATGACAGCGTTCGTTTCCAGCAAAGAGATCATTTGTTAGAAGAGTACCACGCAGAACTTTCCGATTCTCTGAGTTGCTTGGACCTCGATCCTGAGATGTTCACATTGCAGCAGCTTAGGGAAGAGTTCGAAGCCAAAGAGTATTTCGGACTGATGACCACCTGCAATATTCTCTGCTTTGTGTTGGCGTACAAGGACGAAGTACCTAACTTAAGCGACCTCAAGGAAGACTACATCGAGAATGGAGACCAACAAAACCCAATAGACTCTGCATTATCAGGAAATCGATTCAGAGAGGTGTTCCAGACATTTCTAATCCACTACGGAAAGAAAGGACTTCTGTGA